In one window of Drosophila innubila isolate TH190305 chromosome 2L unlocalized genomic scaffold, UK_Dinn_1.0 4_B_2L, whole genome shotgun sequence DNA:
- the LOC117780159 gene encoding protein hunchback isoform X4, which produces MDLPSMVQRSGDTLIVRSVVSGNQLYMEQGHNVNSNSGNNKNNNNNSSMHSNNTSPALSNVASTSPTVTTSALEQQLERFRLQQLLQQQQQQAVVAAAAVVNSVQQQQQQQQQPHVVLSLDAKEEGLPQCKIKRNYSCNHCAYFTQNPRYHLTHLRDVHGEKIVINKCKLCLYASRHFQKLVRHMKMVHGCTDGIPSGHGQARGKRGMSREARKRRLEESVGVIGGQSLAHSVPDMPTLEQVKRELQLQEQKLQRDIEAYKQRQREELQQREQQREQQLELVSNYERQFQATLRDLDARESYERQSSPAEPPTPSPSGSATPPPALSSGGEEPQNRLLKCSACEFTTLYRTQLRSHELAEHGKTKFFRCDKCSYVTHIKARFSKHVKYHSMPMIKCVTCDFRTPYKWNLDRHMKNHGGAGAFKCAACDFTADIKQSLTVHEMNHHVPPVGNAGSIWPRRQNKVGASEMCDDFLSDSAELEDQYNNNNLDDDLEDGDGGALSGEEHYGKRSKYEEDEEPTDLSQKGGCSSDTSSVGTATPRAKRPMPNLIPISKSPKDVLNLSKDTNASRSSLTEIASMFFNEKQISEMLDKSDVPQLSPATTITSQASSRSLLAKKGGSFFDKLKTGAQHDNLICQCGHVAKYLSESIIHGKSCQSSAVVIEDDDAALHEDDADDRLEIDEDDEDRQSHSALNLSVSGSTRCQHCRHRCKSSTDLLHHLAQCAEAIRCANEMYDSNSGESGERRSDAHSLQQQAAVQQQRVCIWNKAAKEIAAAVVHQDKTNLLTKSPGSQAVSNEENSYYGVETAPGYGEVTKKMTPEEEAANSSLKKVYKCPHCSFWASTASRFHVHIVGHLNKKPFECSLCSYRSNWRWDITKHIRLKTIRDPSHKTAKVLMNDETGRRNYTKYNKYITLMKVTEEDGDPKLMKSGEMTPNQVASLAFLKDYQKVGVGAGHDITLEPISPNKSTSLDETQLADNLIRLPLLATMMNAAMAKQQHQQHQQLEQQQQEQHHSTMITPSVTISPVKRTHQAPPGKPSDDLITEVHQEGSEKKTFYRCRKCNFRHHNRDAVLAHVKIHYQESCFPKGSSSGSSTSPLQVSVSSNQQLYMNKVFAAMCLSQPSPTSGTNNNNSNCGNGQQQHSLIPAGLLQRAIQEAQHSPTPNASALSGLALALAGGKCPSTVTVGGGSSTATPKANAASILEHAALSLKAFRGYSDRDP; this is translated from the exons ATGGACTTGCCCTCGATGGTGCAACGTTCTGGAGATACGTTGATAGTGCGCAGCGTTGTCAGCGGCAATCAACTCTACATGGAGCAGGGACACAatgtcaacagcaacagcggtaacaacaaaaacaacaacaacaacagcagcatgcacagcaacaacacatcGCCGGCGCTGAGCAATGTTGCATCCACATCGCCAACAGTGACAACAAGCGCATTGGAACAGCAATTGGAGCGTTTTCGCTTGCAAcagttgttgcaacagcagcaacaacaggcggtagtggcagctgctgctgtggtaaacagcgtgcaacaacaacagcaacaacagcaacagccacatgTGGTGCTCTCACTTGATGCCAAGGAGGAGGGCTTGCCACAGTGCAAGATCAAGCGTAATTATAGTTGCAACCACTGTGCTTACTTCACACAGAATCCACGCTACCATTTGACGCATCTACGAGATGTGCACGGCGAGAAGATTGTGATCAACAAGTGCAAGCTGTGTCTTTATGCCTCCCGCCACTTTCAGAAGCTGGTGCGCCACATGAAGATGGTGCACGGTTGCACCGACGGCATTCCCAGCGGTCACGGGCAGGCGCGTGGCAAGCGTGGCATGAGTCGTGAGGCACGGAAGCGGCGACTGGAGGAGAGTGTTGGTGTCATCGGTGGACAATCGTTGGCGCATTCTGTGCCAGATATGCCaacgttggagcaggtcaaacgtgagttgcagttgcaggaGCAGAAGCTGCAACGCGACATCGAAGCCTACAAGCAGCGGCAACGCGAAGAGTTGCAACAACGGGAGCAACAACGGGAGCAACAGCTCGAACTCGTCTCCAACTACGAAAGACAATTCCAAGCGACGTTGCGGGATCTCGACGCACGGGAGTCCTACGAACGCCAATCGTCGCCAGCGGAGCCACCGACACCGTCGCCAAGTGGTTCGGCCACGCCACCACCGGCCCTATCATCGGGTGGAGAGGAGCCACAGAACCGTCTGCTCAAGTGCAGCGCCTGCGAGTTCACCACCCTCTATCGCACCCAATTGCGTTCCCACGAGCTCGCCGAGCACGGCAAGACCAAGTTCTTCCGCTGCGACAAGTGCAGCTATGTGACCCACATCAAGGCCAGATTCAGCAAGCATGTCAAGTATCATTCAATGCCCATGATCAAGTGCGTCACTTGCGATTTTCGCACACCCTACAAATGGAATCTGGACAGGCATATGAAGAATCATGGAGGAGCTGGCGCTTTCAAGTGTGCCGCTTGTGATTTCACCGCTGACATTAAGCAATCGCTGACCGTCCACGAGATGAATCATCATGTGCCACCAGTGGGTAATGCCGGCTCCATTTGGCCAAGAAGACAGAACAAAGTTGGAGCTAGCGAGATGTGCGATGATTTTCTCAGTGATTCAGCTGAACTGGAGGAtcaatataacaacaacaatttggacGATGATCTGGAGGATGGCGATGGTGGTGCATTGAGCGGTGAGGAGCATTATGGCAAACGGAGCAAATACGAGGAGGATGAAGAGCCAACAGATCTTTCGCAGAAGGGCGGTTGCTCCTCAGACACATCCAGTGTGGGCACCGCCACACCGCGGGCCAAGCGACCAATGCCCAATCTTATTCCCATCAGCAAAAGTCCCAAGGA CGTGCTGAACCTGTCCAAGGACACAAATGCCTCTCGCAGCTCGCTGACAGAGATAGCCTCCATGTTCTTCAATGAGAAACAAATCTCCGAGATGCTGGACAAGTCGGATGTGCCACAATTGTCACCTGCGACGACGATCACCTCGCAGGCATCGTCGCGCAGTCTGTTGGCCAAGAAGGGAGGCTCCTTCTTCGACAAGCTAAAGACGGGAGCACAGCATGATAATCTGATCTGTCAGTGTGGACATGTGGCCAAGTATCTATCCGAATCGATAATACACGGCAAGAGTTGTCAGTCCTCAGCTGTTGTGATTGAGGATGACGATGCAGCGTTGCATGAGGATGATGCGGATGATCGTTTGGAGATCGACGAAGACGATGAGGATCGTCAATCGCATTCGGCATTGAACTTGAGTGTTTCTGGATCGACACGCTGTCAACACTGTCGACATCGCTGCAAATCCTCCACCGATCTGTTGCATCATCTGGCCCAATGTGCGGAGGCCATAAGATGTGCCAACGAGATGTATGACTCGAATTCCGGAGAAAGCGGTGAGCGTCGATCCGATGCGCATTCGTTGCAACAACAGGCGGCGGTGCAACAGCAACGTGTCTGCATTTGGAACAAGGCGGCTAAGGAAATTGCAGCCGCTGTGGTGCATCAGGATAAAACAAATCTGTTGACCAAATCACCAGGCAGTCAGGCTGTCAGCAATGAGGAGAATAGCTACTATGGCGTGGAGACAGCACCCGGCTACGGTGAG GTAACCAAAAAGATGACGCCCGAGGAGGAGGCAGCCAATTCTTCGCTGAAGAAGGTCTACAAGTGTCCACATTGCAGTTTCTGGGCCTCAACAGCATCCCGCTTTCATGTCCACATCGTGGGACATTTAAATAAGAAGCCTTTTGAGTGCTCTCTCTGCTCATATCGTTCCAATTGGCGTTGGGATATTACCAAGCATATCCGGCTAAAGACCATCCGAGATCCCTCGCACAAGACGGCCAAGGTCCTGATGAACGATGAGACCGGCAGGCGTAATTATACCAAGTACAACAAGTACATCACCCTGATGAAAGTCACTGAAGAGGATGGCGATCCCAAGCTCATGAAATCGGGTGAAATGACACCCAATCAGGTGGCATCGTTGGCCTTCCTGAAGGACTACCAGAAGGTCGGTGTTGGCGCTGGCCATGACATCACCCTAGAGCCCATATCACCCAACAAATCCACCAGCTTGGACGAAACACAACTGGCGGATAATCTGATTAGATTGCCATTACTGGCAACCATGATGAATGCAGCAATGGCcaagcaacagcatcagcaacatcagcagctggagcaacagcaacaggaacagcaTCATTCAACGATGATTACACCATCAGTGACCATATCTCCTGTGAAAAGGACACATCAAGCGCCGCCTGGCAAACCCAGCGATGATCTCATCACTGAAGTGCATCAGGAGGGCAGCGAGAAGAAGACCTTCTACAGATGCCGCAAGTGCAATTTCAG ACATCACAATCGGGATGCAGTGCTGGCCCATGTGAAGATCCACTATCAGGAGTCGTGCTTCCCGAAGGGTTCATCGTCTGGCAGCAGCACATCACCATTGCAGGTGTCGGTTAGTTCGAATCAACAGCTCTATATGAACAAAGTATTTGCCGCGATGTGCCTATCGCAACCATCTCCGACGTCGggaactaacaacaacaacagcaattgtgGCAAtggccagcagcaacattccCTTATACCAGCTGGCCTGTTGCAGCGTGCCATTCAAGAGGCACAACACTCACCCACACCCAATGCTAGTGCTTTGAGTGGTCTCGCCTTGGCGTTGGCAGGTGGCAAGTGTCCATCAACGGTAACAGTTGGTGGAGGAAGCTCGACAGCAACGCCTAAAGCAAATGCCGCCTCCATATTAGAGCACG CGGCATTGTCGCTTAAAGCATTCCGGGGATATTCGGATCGAGACCCTTGA
- the LOC117780159 gene encoding uncharacterized protein LOC117780159 isoform X2 produces the protein MDLPSMVQRSGDTLIVRSVVSGNQLYMEQGHNVNSNSGNNKNNNNNSSMHSNNTSPALSNVASTSPTVTTSALEQQLERFRLQQLLQQQQQQAVVAAAAVVNSVQQQQQQQQQPHVVLSLDAKEEGLPQCKIKRNYSCNHCAYFTQNPRYHLTHLRDVHGEKIVINKCKLCLYASRHFQKLVRHMKMVHGCTDGIPSGHGQARGKRGMSREARKRRLEESVGVIGGQSLAHSVPDMPTLEQVKRELQLQEQKLQRDIEAYKQRQREELQQREQQREQQLELVSNYERQFQATLRDLDARESYERQSSPAEPPTPSPSGSATPPPALSSGGEEPQNRLLKCSACEFTTLYRTQLRSHELAEHGKTKFFRCDKCSYVTHIKARFSKHVKYHSMPMIKCVTCDFRTPYKWNLDRHMKNHGGAGAFKCAACDFTADIKQSLTVHEMNHHVPPVGNAGSIWPRRQNKVGASEMCDDFLSDSAELEDQYNNNNLDDDLEDGDGGALSGEEHYGKRSKYEEDEEPTDLSQKGGCSSDTSSVGTATPRAKRPMPNLIPISKSPKDVLNLSKDTNASRSSLTEIASMFFNEKQISEMLDKSDVPQLSPATTITSQASSRSLLAKKGGSFFDKLKTGAQHDNLICQCGHVAKYLSESIIHGKSCQSSAVVIEDDDAALHEDDADDRLEIDEDDEDRQSHSALNLSVSGSTRCQHCRHRCKSSTDLLHHLAQCAEAIRCANEMYDSNSGESGERRSDAHSLQQQAAVQQQRVCIWNKAAKEIAAAVVHQDKTNLLTKSPGSQAVSNEENSYYGVETAPGYGEMTPEEEAANSSLKKVYKCPHCSFWASTASRFHVHIVGHLNKKPFECSLCSYRSNWRWDITKHIRLKTIRDPSHKTAKVLMNDETGRRNYTKYNKYITLMKVTEEDGDPKLMKSGEMTPNQVASLAFLKDYQKVGVGAGHDITLEPISPNKSTSLDETQLADNLIRLPLLATMMNAAMAKQQHQQHQQLEQQQQEQHHSTMITPSVTISPVKRTHQAPPGKPSDDLITEVHQEGSEKKTFYRCRKCNFRHHNRDAVLAHVKIHYQESCFPKGSSSGSSTSPLQVSVSSNQQLYMNKVFAAMCLSQPSPTSGTNNNNSNCGNGQQQHSLIPAGLLQRAIQEAQHSPTPNASALSGLALALAGGKCPSTVTVGGGSSTATPKANAASILEHGEQKASQNEASADSLTSPTITTAASTARSLQDLLTSPRTRHGQHYGDGTTTTTATTTTNSNANTNVVMGTGYRHDATGNNRKNLSSSGGYVASSNKPPTNNNTTTTTTTNTSPMPRHCRLKHSGDIRIETLERSCNNNNSAATPIYRPQGAAASNESQAQHLSNNNNSIYNNNNNNNNKLSNNNNNSNLLSSKQLEQLLHSPLSASAAAVVNAASTPQDLQAAAAYWAAACKAVNAVASGSAEELLQLQQNDQIEITRLPAAAAATTTSSNTAQDLPNSNNSNNNNTKSKQQKCPVCPYISESKSQMNYHVSLHKPTQYECPLCTFVCAKKQHLSSHMRSVHQQQQLSSAGAGTGAGTGASGPNSQLGLDFSVALQLAAAKQIQQLPPSAPLAIDLSQLQLEESSSAQLQAQQQLPPEYQYKLISYCPRCPARFAQKHNDERNAKLELEQHLAEHAPSELESDEVHICAYCEYRAGAETLLQLHRAVHMSHYQEKCQQLYRNCKEDIMYPAPKLLQIAGPETIWVVDNELGAQLLRQTTVNSSTNLGGNYDGQNSLLKKQLESGNGGGGAIVREQTPPKAQEAEEDEERQSSTTPSTSASVATSDLAADGSSDDAGSVDMPQSAPAPQRCQHCPYETEQHEQLQQHLQKHACLNPPAEQAQQCAHCDYYAVEEAELEEHTAVHFNASEKLKSVEFFTCYDKLEISVEQEPEVEQLNEDSKQPEHNNNQDNVINANVQQSENEEEIEPELEPEPEPEPVKKPSTKLILYKTDGELSVKPSLLEERSENISDRLRRRSLRGNAAGTPTVPTAPTSPMEETDKMILVNPKSGKVIYRK, from the exons ATGGACTTGCCCTCGATGGTGCAACGTTCTGGAGATACGTTGATAGTGCGCAGCGTTGTCAGCGGCAATCAACTCTACATGGAGCAGGGACACAatgtcaacagcaacagcggtaacaacaaaaacaacaacaacaacagcagcatgcacagcaacaacacatcGCCGGCGCTGAGCAATGTTGCATCCACATCGCCAACAGTGACAACAAGCGCATTGGAACAGCAATTGGAGCGTTTTCGCTTGCAAcagttgttgcaacagcagcaacaacaggcggtagtggcagctgctgctgtggtaaacagcgtgcaacaacaacagcaacaacagcaacagccacatgTGGTGCTCTCACTTGATGCCAAGGAGGAGGGCTTGCCACAGTGCAAGATCAAGCGTAATTATAGTTGCAACCACTGTGCTTACTTCACACAGAATCCACGCTACCATTTGACGCATCTACGAGATGTGCACGGCGAGAAGATTGTGATCAACAAGTGCAAGCTGTGTCTTTATGCCTCCCGCCACTTTCAGAAGCTGGTGCGCCACATGAAGATGGTGCACGGTTGCACCGACGGCATTCCCAGCGGTCACGGGCAGGCGCGTGGCAAGCGTGGCATGAGTCGTGAGGCACGGAAGCGGCGACTGGAGGAGAGTGTTGGTGTCATCGGTGGACAATCGTTGGCGCATTCTGTGCCAGATATGCCaacgttggagcaggtcaaacgtgagttgcagttgcaggaGCAGAAGCTGCAACGCGACATCGAAGCCTACAAGCAGCGGCAACGCGAAGAGTTGCAACAACGGGAGCAACAACGGGAGCAACAGCTCGAACTCGTCTCCAACTACGAAAGACAATTCCAAGCGACGTTGCGGGATCTCGACGCACGGGAGTCCTACGAACGCCAATCGTCGCCAGCGGAGCCACCGACACCGTCGCCAAGTGGTTCGGCCACGCCACCACCGGCCCTATCATCGGGTGGAGAGGAGCCACAGAACCGTCTGCTCAAGTGCAGCGCCTGCGAGTTCACCACCCTCTATCGCACCCAATTGCGTTCCCACGAGCTCGCCGAGCACGGCAAGACCAAGTTCTTCCGCTGCGACAAGTGCAGCTATGTGACCCACATCAAGGCCAGATTCAGCAAGCATGTCAAGTATCATTCAATGCCCATGATCAAGTGCGTCACTTGCGATTTTCGCACACCCTACAAATGGAATCTGGACAGGCATATGAAGAATCATGGAGGAGCTGGCGCTTTCAAGTGTGCCGCTTGTGATTTCACCGCTGACATTAAGCAATCGCTGACCGTCCACGAGATGAATCATCATGTGCCACCAGTGGGTAATGCCGGCTCCATTTGGCCAAGAAGACAGAACAAAGTTGGAGCTAGCGAGATGTGCGATGATTTTCTCAGTGATTCAGCTGAACTGGAGGAtcaatataacaacaacaatttggacGATGATCTGGAGGATGGCGATGGTGGTGCATTGAGCGGTGAGGAGCATTATGGCAAACGGAGCAAATACGAGGAGGATGAAGAGCCAACAGATCTTTCGCAGAAGGGCGGTTGCTCCTCAGACACATCCAGTGTGGGCACCGCCACACCGCGGGCCAAGCGACCAATGCCCAATCTTATTCCCATCAGCAAAAGTCCCAAGGA CGTGCTGAACCTGTCCAAGGACACAAATGCCTCTCGCAGCTCGCTGACAGAGATAGCCTCCATGTTCTTCAATGAGAAACAAATCTCCGAGATGCTGGACAAGTCGGATGTGCCACAATTGTCACCTGCGACGACGATCACCTCGCAGGCATCGTCGCGCAGTCTGTTGGCCAAGAAGGGAGGCTCCTTCTTCGACAAGCTAAAGACGGGAGCACAGCATGATAATCTGATCTGTCAGTGTGGACATGTGGCCAAGTATCTATCCGAATCGATAATACACGGCAAGAGTTGTCAGTCCTCAGCTGTTGTGATTGAGGATGACGATGCAGCGTTGCATGAGGATGATGCGGATGATCGTTTGGAGATCGACGAAGACGATGAGGATCGTCAATCGCATTCGGCATTGAACTTGAGTGTTTCTGGATCGACACGCTGTCAACACTGTCGACATCGCTGCAAATCCTCCACCGATCTGTTGCATCATCTGGCCCAATGTGCGGAGGCCATAAGATGTGCCAACGAGATGTATGACTCGAATTCCGGAGAAAGCGGTGAGCGTCGATCCGATGCGCATTCGTTGCAACAACAGGCGGCGGTGCAACAGCAACGTGTCTGCATTTGGAACAAGGCGGCTAAGGAAATTGCAGCCGCTGTGGTGCATCAGGATAAAACAAATCTGTTGACCAAATCACCAGGCAGTCAGGCTGTCAGCAATGAGGAGAATAGCTACTATGGCGTGGAGACAGCACCCGGCTACGGTGAG ATGACGCCCGAGGAGGAGGCAGCCAATTCTTCGCTGAAGAAGGTCTACAAGTGTCCACATTGCAGTTTCTGGGCCTCAACAGCATCCCGCTTTCATGTCCACATCGTGGGACATTTAAATAAGAAGCCTTTTGAGTGCTCTCTCTGCTCATATCGTTCCAATTGGCGTTGGGATATTACCAAGCATATCCGGCTAAAGACCATCCGAGATCCCTCGCACAAGACGGCCAAGGTCCTGATGAACGATGAGACCGGCAGGCGTAATTATACCAAGTACAACAAGTACATCACCCTGATGAAAGTCACTGAAGAGGATGGCGATCCCAAGCTCATGAAATCGGGTGAAATGACACCCAATCAGGTGGCATCGTTGGCCTTCCTGAAGGACTACCAGAAGGTCGGTGTTGGCGCTGGCCATGACATCACCCTAGAGCCCATATCACCCAACAAATCCACCAGCTTGGACGAAACACAACTGGCGGATAATCTGATTAGATTGCCATTACTGGCAACCATGATGAATGCAGCAATGGCcaagcaacagcatcagcaacatcagcagctggagcaacagcaacaggaacagcaTCATTCAACGATGATTACACCATCAGTGACCATATCTCCTGTGAAAAGGACACATCAAGCGCCGCCTGGCAAACCCAGCGATGATCTCATCACTGAAGTGCATCAGGAGGGCAGCGAGAAGAAGACCTTCTACAGATGCCGCAAGTGCAATTTCAG ACATCACAATCGGGATGCAGTGCTGGCCCATGTGAAGATCCACTATCAGGAGTCGTGCTTCCCGAAGGGTTCATCGTCTGGCAGCAGCACATCACCATTGCAGGTGTCGGTTAGTTCGAATCAACAGCTCTATATGAACAAAGTATTTGCCGCGATGTGCCTATCGCAACCATCTCCGACGTCGggaactaacaacaacaacagcaattgtgGCAAtggccagcagcaacattccCTTATACCAGCTGGCCTGTTGCAGCGTGCCATTCAAGAGGCACAACACTCACCCACACCCAATGCTAGTGCTTTGAGTGGTCTCGCCTTGGCGTTGGCAGGTGGCAAGTGTCCATCAACGGTAACAGTTGGTGGAGGAAGCTCGACAGCAACGCCTAAAGCAAATGCCGCCTCCATATTAGAGCACGGTGAGCAGAAAGCGAGTCAAAATGAGGCAAGTGCCGACAGTCTGACGTCGCCCACAATCACCACAGCAGCAAGCACGGCAAGATCATTACAAGATCTGCTAACATCACCACGAACACGGCATGGTCAACATTATGGTgatggaacaacaacaacaacagcaacaacaacaactaattcTAATGCTAATACAAATGTGGTTATGGGTACCGGATACAGGCACGATGCTACTGGCAATAATAGGAAGAATCTATCATCAAGTGGCGGCTACGTAGCATCATCAAATAAACCAcctaccaacaacaacaccacaaccaccaccaccaccaataCATCGCCTATGCCA CGGCATTGTCGCTTAAAGCATTCCGGGGATATTCGGATCGAGACCCTTGAGcgaagttgcaacaacaacaacagcgctgccacgcccatttaCCGTCCACAGGGCGCTGCCGCCAGCAATGAGTCCCAAGCCCAACAcctaagcaacaacaacaacagcatctataacaacaacaacaacaacaacaataaattgagcaacaacaataataatagcaatttGTTGAGCAGCAAACAATTGGAGCAACTGTTGCATTCACCGCTCTCCGCCAGCGCCGCCGCTGTGGTGAATGCGGCAAGTACGCCGCAGGATCTGCAAGCGGCCGCTGCCTATTGGGCCGCTGCCTGTAAAGCCGTTAAcgctgtggcaagtggcagtgCCGAGgagttgttgcaactgcaacagaatGATCAAATCGAGATCACACGTTTAccggctgctgctgcagcaacaacaacttcatcCAACACGGCACAGGATTtgcccaacagcaacaacagcaacaacaacaatacgaaGAGCAAGCAACAAAAGTGTCCCGTTTGTCCATATATATCGGAGAGTAAATCCCAGATGAATTACCATGTCTCGTTGCACAAACCCACACAATACGAGTGTCCACTCTGCACCTTTGTCTGTGCCAAGAAGCAACATTTGAGCAGCCACATGAGAAGTgtccaccaacaacaacaattgagttCGGCAggagctggaactggagcAGGAACTGGAGCAAGTGGCCCCAACTCGCAACTGGGCTTGGATTTCAGTGTGGCCCTTCAGCTGGCGGCAGCCAAGCAAATCCAACAATTGCCGCCGTCGGCTCCTCTGGCCATCGATTTGAGTCAACTGCAGCTGGAGGAGAGCTCCTCGGCGCAGTTGCaggcacagcagcagctgccacctGAATATCAATACAAATTGATCAGTTACTGTCCACGTTGTCCGGCACGTTTCGCCCAGAAGCATAATGATGAGCGGAATGCCAAGCTGGAACTGGAGCAACATCTGGCGGAACATGCGCCCAGCGAGCTGGAGTCGGATGAGGTGCACATTTGTGCCTACTGCGAGTATCGTGCTGGTGCAGAAACTCTGCTCCAACTGCATCGAGCGGTGCACATGTCGCACTACCAGGAGAAGTGCCAACAATTGTATCGAAACTGCAAGGAGGATATCATGTATCCGGCGCCTAAATTGCTACAAATTGCCGGACCCGAAACCATTTGGGTTGTGGACAATGAATTGGGCGCTCAACTGCTGCGACAGACGACCGTCAACTCCTCCACGAATCTTGGTGGCAACTATGATGGCCAGAACTctttacttaaaaaacaactGGAGTCGGGTAATGGCGGTGGTGGGGCAATTGTGCGGGAACAGACGCCTCCGAAGGCGCAGGAAGCCGAAGAGGATGAGGAACGTCAGAGTAGTACCACACCATCGACAAGTGCTTCAGTGGCAACCAGTGATTTGGCTGCCGATGGCAGCAGCGATGATGCTGGTTCCGTGGATATGCCACAGTCGGCGCCAGCGCCACAACGTTGCCAGCATTGTCCCTACGAGACGGAGCAACatgagcaactgcagcagcattTACAGAAGCATGCTTGCCTTAATCCGCCAGCCGAGCAGGCACAGCAGTGTGCCCACTGTGACTATTATGCTGTGGAGGAGGCGGAGCTGGAGGAGCACACGGCGGTGCATTTTAATGCGAGTGAGAAACTTAAATCCGTCGAGTTCTTTACATGCTACGATAAGCTGGAAATAAGTGTGGAACAGGAACCGGAAGTGGAGCAACTCAATGAGGACAGCAAACAGCCGGAGCATAACAATAACCAGGACAATGTCATTAATGCCAATGTACAGCAGTCGGAGAACGAGGAGGAGATTGAGCCGGAGTTGGAGCCGGAGCCGGAGCCTGAACCTGTCAAGAAACCCAGCACAAAGCTCATACTCTACAAAACGGATGGCGAGTTGAGTGTGAAGCCATCGCTCCTCGAGGAGCGCAGCGAGAATATCAGCGATCGTTTGCGACGTCGCAGTTTGCGTGGAAATGCAGCTGGCACGCCCACGGTGCCGACAGCGCCCACATCGCCAATGGAGGAGACGGACAAAATGATACTGGTCAATCCCAAGTCGGGCAAAGTCATTTACAGAAAGTAA